The following nucleotide sequence is from Mesorhizobium sp. J8.
ACAAGGAGAAATGCTGGAAGACCATGCCGATCCCCTGGCGCCTCGCATCCGCCGGGGACGCGAGGGCCAGGGTTTCTCCTTTCCAGGTCGCCGATCCCGCGTCGGGCTGCTCGACGCCGTAGATCAGCTTCATCAGCGTCGACTTGCCCGCCCCGTTCTCTCCCAGGATCGCATGGATCGAGCGCGGAGCCACGTCCAGATCGATGTCTCGATTGGCATGGATCTGGCCGTAGCTCTTGGAGATGCCGCGCAGCGACAGAAGCGGGGCGGTCATGATTACTTGGGCAGCGGCGTGGTGACACCCTTGACGTGCCAGTCCATGGCGACGATCTCGGCCTGGGTCATCGTCTTGCCGGCGGGGACGCCCTCGCTGCCATCAGCCTTGGCGATCGGACCGGTAAAGGGCGAGAAGCTGCCCCCGGCGATCTTGGCTTCAACCTCCTTGATCTTGGCCATCATGTCGGCCGGGATGCCCGGGTTCCAGTCAACGACCTCGACAACCTTGTCGCCGACGCCCAGGAAAGCGTTGGCGCCCTTGAAGGTGCCGGCGAGGTGGGCGTCGACCGATGCTTTGAAGAAGGGCGACCAGTCGGTCGCCACGCAGCCGAGATAGGTCTTGGGCGCGTACTTCTTCATCGACGAGTTGAGGTTGAAGGCGGGGATGCCGGCCTCCTCACAGGCCGAGACGACGGACGGCGTATCCTGCGCGTTGGAGAAGATCACGTCGCATTTCTGCGCCAGCAGCGCCTTGGCGGCTTCCTGCTCCTTGGCCGGGTCGAACCAGGAATTGACCCATACGACCGAAACCTCGACATCGGGCTTCACCGCCTGCGCTCCTAAGGTGAAGGCGTTGATGGAGGTGATCAACTCAGGGATGGCGAAGGCTGACACGGAGCCGAGCTTGCCGGTCTTCGAAAGCGCGGCTGCGGCCATGCCCATCAGATAGGTGCCCTGCGAATATTGGGCCGCGAAGGGCGAGAAGTTCGGCGCCACCTGGAAACCGGAAGCATGCAGCACGGTGACGTCGGGATTGCGCCGTGCGACCTGCAGGGCGCCATTTTGGTATCCGAAGGAGCCGGCAATGAGGAACTTGTTTCCGTCGGCGACGGCCTTGTTCATGATGCGATCGGCGTCGGGTCCCTCCTGTATGTTCTCGATGATAGTGACCTTCACCTTGTCGCCATAGGCTGCCTTCACCGGCCCGAGCCCGTCGGCGAGCGCGCGGCCCCAGCCGACATCGCCGACCGGCGACGGGACCACCAGCGCGATGCCTAGCGGCTCGTCGGCGGCAAGCGCTCGGCTGCCCACCGCGGCAACGAGGCCGGAAGCCGCGGCGCCCTTCATCAATGTTCTGCGGGTAAGATTTATCAGCATGTCGGTTCCCCTTGCTTTTGGTTTTGGTTGCTAGAATTGCACGGTCGCGAGCGCCGCCTCGGCTTGCGCGAACAACCTGGCCTCGTCGAGCCCCGGGAATTCTCCCTTGGCCCAAACGACCCGGCCGTTGATCATGGTCATGTCGGTCGGCGCGCCGATTCCAACCTTGGCCAGCAGGCTCAGCGGATCGTGCCGCGTGCCGACATAGTCCATGCGCCGGGTGTCGATGGCGAAGAGATCGGCGGCCATGCCAGGCGCCAGCCTGCCGATGTCGCCGCGCCCGAGCAGCGCCGCGCCCCCCGTCGTCGCATAGCCGAGAAAATCAGCCGGCGGCGGCACCGGATGACCGCGCGTCGATGCCGCGAGGCATTGCAGCATGTAGGCGGAATGGATGCAGTGCATCAGGTTGGAATTGTCGTTCGAGGCGGCGCCGTCGCAGCCCAGTCCGACACTGAGCCCGAGGGCCGACATCGCCGGTATGTCAGTGATCTCGGCGCCGACGAGGTAGACCGGCTCAGGGCAATGCGAGACGCCGGTGCCGCTCGCCGCCATCTTGCGCAGCTCGTCGTGGGTCAGCTCCCAGCAATGGGCATAGAAGGCATCCGGCCCGCAGAAGCCGA
It contains:
- a CDS encoding BMP family ABC transporter substrate-binding protein, with product MINLTRRTLMKGAAASGLVAAVGSRALAADEPLGIALVVPSPVGDVGWGRALADGLGPVKAAYGDKVKVTIIENIQEGPDADRIMNKAVADGNKFLIAGSFGYQNGALQVARRNPDVTVLHASGFQVAPNFSPFAAQYSQGTYLMGMAAAALSKTGKLGSVSAFAIPELITSINAFTLGAQAVKPDVEVSVVWVNSWFDPAKEQEAAKALLAQKCDVIFSNAQDTPSVVSACEEAGIPAFNLNSSMKKYAPKTYLGCVATDWSPFFKASVDAHLAGTFKGANAFLGVGDKVVEVVDWNPGIPADMMAKIKEVEAKIAGGSFSPFTGPIAKADGSEGVPAGKTMTQAEIVAMDWHVKGVTTPLPK